In a genomic window of Sutcliffiella sp. FSL R7-0096:
- a CDS encoding DUF6501 family protein yields MIHNTWDKKESTKKVKCVHTDAKKYLVSNMLTVGKRYDVKNETEEFIFVEDNSGHIGGYYKTYFEQV; encoded by the coding sequence ATGATACATAATACTTGGGATAAAAAGGAATCAACCAAAAAAGTGAAATGTGTACATACCGACGCAAAAAAATACCTTGTGAGCAATATGCTTACTGTCGGGAAAAGATACGATGTAAAGAATGAGACAGAAGAATTTATATTTGTAGAAGATAACAGCGGACATATTGGAGGGTATTACAAAACATACTTTGAGCAGGTTTAA
- a CDS encoding class I SAM-dependent methyltransferase, with protein MNHTYTDLLALFGIGGAHPGGIELTKSILLEEGISGKRLLEVGCGTGQSSTFIKSLGIDITPIDSHPLMVQKANKRFAKENIELSARKMNIEKCDFEDCSFDFILSESVLSFTNTTKTLPELLRILKGDGMLVAVEMTKKATLPSELENNMRRFYGMPAILTRQEWKSRFNSSGFRSVSISTYSLQDLEPSEPDIDPSTDIDETLFEIMHKHEKLTLESQQHIELSIIKAKR; from the coding sequence ATGAACCATACTTATACGGACCTACTTGCATTGTTTGGAATAGGTGGGGCACATCCTGGTGGGATTGAGCTTACAAAATCAATACTGCTGGAAGAGGGAATTTCCGGCAAGAGACTTTTAGAGGTTGGATGTGGGACAGGACAATCCTCCACATTCATCAAATCATTGGGAATTGATATTACACCCATTGATAGCCATCCTCTCATGGTGCAAAAGGCAAATAAAAGGTTTGCCAAGGAAAACATTGAATTAAGTGCACGGAAGATGAATATAGAAAAGTGTGATTTTGAAGATTGCTCCTTCGACTTTATTCTTTCTGAATCGGTCTTATCTTTTACCAATACAACGAAAACCCTACCCGAGCTTTTACGGATTCTTAAGGGTGACGGTATGCTAGTTGCTGTAGAAATGACAAAAAAAGCGACACTCCCTTCAGAACTTGAAAATAACATGAGAAGATTCTATGGTATGCCAGCTATTTTGACTAGACAAGAATGGAAAAGCCGTTTCAACTCATCAGGATTTCGCTCTGTATCTATTTCCACTTACTCATTACAGGACCTTGAGCCTTCGGAACCAGATATCGATCCTTCGACTGATATAGATGAAACCTTATTTGAAATTATGCACAAGCATGAAAAATTGACTCTGGAATCCCAGCAACACATAGAACTGAGTATTATCAAAGCAAAACGTTAA
- a CDS encoding cell wall hydrolase — translation MKKLIAFSTAAVALFAGTGFHAQAAGSHKVQSGDSLWNIGKTYGVSVKEMKEMNNKNNHLIFPGEALQLPEKVSDGEKELLARLVHAESKGEPYEGKVAVATVVLNRVDSETFPDSIKEVIYETSPGGIYQFSPVGNGQIDKAADEEALKAVEEAIAFRGDGNNSLYFFNPDKTSDQWIRTRKVTKTIGNHVFAQ, via the coding sequence ATGAAAAAACTTATTGCATTTTCAACTGCAGCTGTAGCATTATTTGCCGGCACAGGCTTTCATGCACAAGCGGCAGGATCACATAAAGTACAATCCGGCGATTCGCTGTGGAATATAGGTAAAACGTACGGAGTTTCCGTAAAGGAAATGAAAGAAATGAACAATAAAAATAACCATTTGATTTTCCCCGGAGAAGCATTGCAACTACCTGAAAAGGTTTCCGATGGAGAAAAAGAATTATTGGCTCGCCTTGTTCATGCCGAATCAAAAGGAGAACCATATGAAGGAAAAGTTGCAGTAGCAACGGTAGTATTAAATCGTGTAGACAGTGAGACTTTCCCGGATTCCATCAAGGAAGTAATTTATGAAACCTCTCCTGGTGGTATTTATCAATTCTCACCAGTCGGAAACGGACAAATAGATAAAGCTGCTGATGAAGAAGCACTTAAAGCAGTAGAAGAAGCAATTGCTTTCCGTGGGGACGGCAACAACTCTCTATACTTCTTTAACCCTGATAAAACAAGTGACCAATGGATTCGTACAAGAAAAGTAACGAAAACAATTGGTAATCATGTCTTTGCACAATAA
- a CDS encoding DUF2187 family protein, producing MEETKTTNVQVGDMIQINKGSKKGSKGTVIVVRDSSVIVELGKNPNTGEPIRTVINHKNYKAI from the coding sequence ATGGAAGAAACAAAAACGACCAACGTTCAAGTCGGGGATATGATACAGATAAATAAGGGATCAAAAAAAGGAAGTAAGGGAACAGTTATTGTTGTACGAGATAGCTCAGTGATTGTGGAGTTAGGGAAGAATCCAAATACAGGAGAGCCAATTCGCACAGTAATCAATCATAAAAACTATAAAGCCATATAA
- a CDS encoding alpha/beta hydrolase: protein MVVFEKDEYLSFYELQHWTSIHESNRIVHKNLEIFVQSFVPKKRKGLVTIVHGYLDHSGSFSKLIDSLLSEGYGIVTFDLPGHGHSFGERGDIKDFNDYSVALHAVQTHFKKQGLNDSKWSVIGHSTGAAIILDYINSERMSFNKTIMVAPLVQPYLWSFSKIGVKIIGKKVKHIKRTFRKNSSDLDYLKFVKNDPLQFSLLPVNWLHSFTKWYNNLPKSPISNEHLYIIQGNKDTTVDWKYNIRFLLDKYPLSKCILIDEGNHQLFNETDAIRETTFFHIKRYLAE, encoded by the coding sequence ATGGTTGTTTTTGAAAAGGATGAGTATCTGTCATTTTACGAGCTTCAACATTGGACTTCCATTCATGAAAGCAATCGTATCGTTCATAAAAACCTTGAAATTTTCGTCCAATCCTTTGTTCCTAAAAAGAGAAAAGGGCTAGTTACCATCGTGCATGGCTATCTTGATCATTCTGGATCCTTTTCAAAACTCATTGATTCTTTATTGTCTGAGGGCTATGGAATTGTTACATTTGATTTACCCGGCCATGGCCATTCCTTTGGTGAAAGAGGCGATATCAAGGATTTTAATGACTATTCAGTAGCTCTCCATGCGGTGCAGACTCATTTTAAAAAACAAGGTTTAAACGATTCGAAATGGTCTGTCATTGGACATAGCACAGGAGCTGCAATTATTCTCGATTATATCAACAGTGAAAGAATGTCTTTCAATAAAACAATCATGGTTGCTCCTTTAGTACAACCATATTTATGGTCTTTTTCGAAAATTGGTGTTAAAATCATTGGGAAGAAAGTGAAGCATATAAAAAGGACATTCCGTAAAAACTCTTCGGATTTGGACTATCTCAAATTCGTTAAAAATGATCCCCTTCAGTTTTCCCTATTGCCAGTAAATTGGCTGCATTCTTTCACGAAATGGTATAATAACCTTCCAAAATCTCCAATTAGTAATGAGCATCTATACATTATACAGGGGAATAAAGACACGACGGTTGATTGGAAATACAATATCCGTTTTCTATTGGATAAATATCCTCTTTCGAAATGTATCCTAATAGATGAAGGAAACCATCAGCTTTTTAATGAAACTGATGCCATCAGGGAGACAACTTTTTTTCATATAAAAAGATATTTAGCGGAATAA
- a CDS encoding YhcN/YlaJ family sporulation lipoprotein, with protein MRLKGIVVSGLALTMLATGCGNVDDYGTARRNNQGDALNVNYDNMGRYTENVRRDGVNPRRVNETNQPRLEVADEASKRITDLNEVRTCNVLVTNRNAYVAAVLEGQENTDLSKDVEEKIANEVRKSDRSIRNVYVSVNPEFVDRMEGYTNDINQGRPIRGIFDEFTEMVQRVFPTPR; from the coding sequence ATGAGGTTAAAAGGTATCGTCGTTTCTGGGCTTGCTCTTACAATGCTTGCTACTGGTTGTGGGAATGTAGATGATTATGGAACTGCTAGAAGAAATAATCAAGGAGATGCGCTTAATGTCAACTATGATAACATGGGGCGTTATACAGAAAATGTAAGAAGAGATGGGGTCAATCCAAGACGTGTCAATGAAACAAACCAACCACGACTAGAGGTTGCCGACGAAGCATCCAAACGTATCACGGATCTTAATGAAGTAAGGACCTGCAATGTTCTCGTTACCAACCGTAACGCATATGTTGCAGCTGTATTGGAAGGTCAAGAAAATACGGATTTGAGCAAGGATGTTGAAGAGAAAATCGCTAATGAGGTTCGAAAATCCGATCGCAGCATCCGTAATGTATATGTTTCCGTGAACCCTGAGTTTGTTGACCGTATGGAAGGTTATACAAATGATATTAATCAAGGCCGTCCAATCAGAGGAATTTTCGATGAGTTTACGGAAATGGTTCAACGTGTCTTCCCAACTCCTAGATAA
- a CDS encoding toxic anion resistance protein, whose protein sequence is MNNNDKFKEQVKDETLNDLLKNPFSTPEVENEMIPHRETNAQPEPQKEKVMDSLSAEYKARALEISKQIDPTDQQAISSYGITAQNELSTFSNSILSHVQAKDAGPVGEVVSDLMRKIKEVKPGELEPQKKGFFGKLFGNVNNSVQQLFAKYRKIGFEIDKISDQLESFKKVLQRDNIMLESLYDKNKDYFQALNIYIAAAEHKFDEIQATIIPELERKARETNNQMDVQAVSDMMQFADRLQKRTHDLKISRQITLQMAPQIRMIQHTNQTLVERIQSSILTAIPLWKNQLVIAVSLYNQQKAVDTQKNVSETTNELLLRNSEMLKQNTISAARENERGLVDIETLKKTQENLIETLEETLQIQQEGREKRHQVELELVQMENDLKTKLLEVRSKAKRD, encoded by the coding sequence ATGAATAATAATGATAAATTCAAAGAACAAGTTAAAGATGAGACGCTGAACGACCTGTTGAAAAATCCATTCTCCACTCCAGAGGTGGAAAATGAAATGATTCCTCACCGGGAAACCAATGCGCAACCTGAACCGCAGAAAGAAAAAGTGATGGATTCCTTATCAGCAGAATATAAGGCCCGTGCTTTGGAAATTTCCAAACAGATAGACCCGACAGATCAACAAGCCATTTCCTCCTATGGAATTACGGCCCAGAACGAGCTTTCTACCTTTTCCAACTCGATCCTGTCCCATGTGCAGGCAAAAGATGCCGGTCCAGTTGGTGAAGTTGTATCAGATTTGATGAGAAAGATCAAAGAAGTGAAACCTGGGGAGCTGGAGCCTCAAAAGAAAGGTTTTTTCGGCAAACTGTTTGGAAATGTAAACAACTCTGTCCAACAGCTATTCGCCAAATATAGAAAAATCGGTTTTGAAATAGATAAAATCTCCGACCAGCTGGAAAGCTTTAAAAAAGTACTGCAACGGGACAATATTATGCTGGAATCCCTGTATGATAAAAACAAAGACTATTTCCAGGCGTTGAATATTTACATTGCAGCTGCAGAACACAAGTTTGATGAAATCCAAGCAACCATAATTCCTGAGCTTGAGCGGAAGGCAAGGGAAACAAATAATCAGATGGATGTACAGGCAGTCAGTGACATGATGCAATTTGCAGATAGACTTCAAAAAAGAACCCATGATTTGAAAATCAGTAGGCAGATTACCCTGCAGATGGCTCCTCAAATCAGAATGATCCAACATACTAATCAAACATTGGTGGAAAGAATACAATCATCCATTCTTACTGCGATTCCATTGTGGAAGAATCAGCTTGTTATAGCAGTATCCTTGTATAACCAACAAAAAGCAGTTGACACGCAGAAGAACGTTTCCGAAACCACCAATGAACTACTTTTACGGAATTCCGAAATGCTGAAACAGAATACCATTTCAGCTGCAAGGGAGAATGAAAGAGGACTAGTAGATATAGAAACACTAAAGAAAACCCAAGAGAACTTAATCGAAACGTTGGAGGAAACGTTGCAAATCCAACAAGAAGGCCGTGAAAAACGCCATCAGGTGGAGCTTGAACTAGTCCAGATGGAAAACGATCTGAAGACCAAACTGCTTGAAGTCCGTTCCAAAGCTAAGAGAGACTAA
- a CDS encoding 5-bromo-4-chloroindolyl phosphate hydrolysis family protein → MKRFMLQSFIVIVSINLAIVGFFIAFQLMGNQLQLGVLGAFAGFLLSYWALKRKLLPNNDLDKIERKEKKYVHAQLRQAKDKAKKINSSRFRVRSIFVYQTITKISKISTKIIKMVEKEPVRYRTAQNFFHQHLDSSAIITEKYVHLLNQPVRTHEVSLALRETEEALKQLERNMEKEMISVLSGDMNNLNTEIQLMNQKNFQQMDVNNKIIEKK, encoded by the coding sequence ATGAAACGCTTCATGCTGCAGAGCTTCATTGTAATTGTTTCTATCAATTTAGCAATTGTAGGTTTTTTTATAGCATTTCAACTGATGGGTAATCAACTTCAATTAGGTGTATTGGGAGCTTTTGCTGGATTTCTTCTGAGCTATTGGGCTTTAAAAAGAAAGCTGCTTCCAAATAACGATTTGGATAAGATTGAGCGGAAAGAAAAGAAATATGTCCATGCACAATTGAGGCAGGCGAAGGATAAAGCAAAGAAAATCAACAGTTCAAGATTTCGGGTCCGATCCATCTTTGTCTATCAGACCATCACTAAAATTTCCAAGATATCAACTAAAATCATAAAAATGGTGGAAAAAGAACCTGTTCGTTACCGGACTGCACAGAACTTCTTTCATCAACACTTGGATTCGTCGGCAATCATCACAGAAAAATATGTCCATTTATTAAATCAACCAGTCCGCACCCATGAAGTTTCCCTGGCCCTCCGTGAAACGGAAGAGGCATTGAAACAATTGGAGCGTAACATGGAAAAAGAAATGATATCGGTCCTTTCTGGTGATATGAACAACCTCAACACGGAAATACAACTGATGAACCAAAAAAACTTTCAACAGATGGACGTGAATAACAAAATAATTGAAAAGAAGTAG
- a CDS encoding NAD-dependent succinate-semialdehyde dehydrogenase, with protein MYINGEWVKTDEVIEVTNPATGEVIGTVPSISEKQLEEVIQYANDAFQTWRNYTAYERADLLNKWFMLLEENKKLIAETLTKEQGKPFREALGEVGYANSFVEWYKEEGKRIYGETIPSSSKDKRVLIQKQPVGVVAAITPWNFPAAMITRKVAPALAAGCTVIVKPAGQTPLTALLLAKYADEAGIPKGVLQVVTGKSSVIGESLMKHQDVKKLTFTGSTEIGKKLMEQAAHTVKKLSLELGGHAPFIIFEDADLEKAAKGLVQSKFRNAGQTCICANRIYVQESVAEKFTSYFVDEVSKLKVGNGMERGVDLGPLIDEDALDKVKEHLNDAKGKGASVAYGGVVKDKTFMEPTVITGVNDDMQCMQEETFGPLAPITTFKDEQEVIQRANNSPYGLAAYVFTEKMSRIYRVTEGLDYGIIGVNDGGPSIAQAPFGGLKESGIGREGGHHGLEEYLEVKYVSIGI; from the coding sequence ATGTACATAAACGGCGAGTGGGTCAAAACCGATGAAGTGATTGAGGTGACCAATCCAGCAACAGGTGAAGTAATCGGTACGGTACCAAGCATCTCTGAAAAACAACTGGAAGAAGTAATCCAGTATGCCAATGATGCTTTTCAAACATGGAGAAATTATACGGCTTATGAGCGCGCAGATTTGCTGAACAAGTGGTTTATGCTATTGGAGGAAAATAAAAAACTAATCGCCGAAACATTGACAAAAGAACAAGGAAAACCATTCCGGGAAGCACTTGGAGAAGTTGGTTATGCCAACAGTTTTGTAGAATGGTATAAAGAAGAAGGTAAAAGAATCTATGGGGAGACGATTCCTTCCTCTTCAAAAGATAAGCGTGTGCTCATCCAGAAACAGCCAGTAGGTGTGGTGGCGGCCATTACACCTTGGAATTTCCCTGCTGCCATGATTACCAGAAAGGTGGCACCTGCCCTTGCTGCAGGGTGTACGGTAATTGTAAAGCCTGCAGGGCAAACTCCACTTACTGCACTATTGTTAGCGAAATATGCAGATGAGGCAGGTATCCCCAAAGGGGTCCTACAGGTTGTAACAGGAAAGTCCAGTGTGATTGGTGAGTCCTTGATGAAACATCAGGATGTCAAAAAGCTGACTTTCACCGGATCCACGGAAATTGGGAAGAAATTGATGGAACAGGCGGCACATACCGTTAAAAAACTATCACTGGAACTTGGAGGGCATGCTCCATTCATAATATTTGAGGATGCTGACCTTGAAAAGGCAGCGAAAGGGCTTGTACAATCTAAATTCAGAAATGCAGGCCAAACTTGTATTTGTGCCAATAGAATCTACGTTCAGGAGAGTGTTGCAGAAAAGTTCACTTCTTACTTTGTGGATGAAGTTTCTAAATTGAAAGTTGGAAACGGAATGGAACGAGGAGTGGACCTTGGACCCCTAATTGATGAAGATGCCCTTGATAAAGTGAAAGAACATCTAAATGACGCAAAAGGGAAAGGGGCTTCCGTTGCGTATGGTGGTGTAGTGAAGGATAAGACGTTCATGGAACCTACTGTCATCACAGGTGTGAATGATGACATGCAGTGTATGCAGGAGGAAACGTTCGGGCCACTTGCGCCGATTACAACTTTTAAAGACGAACAAGAAGTTATACAACGAGCAAACAATTCACCATATGGCCTGGCAGCTTATGTATTTACGGAAAAGATGTCAAGAATTTATCGTGTAACCGAAGGTCTTGACTATGGAATTATAGGTGTAAATGATGGGGGGCCTTCTATAGCGCAAGCACCATTCGGTGGACTGAAAGAGAGCGGAATTGGACGTGAAGGTGGCCACCATGGCTTAGAAGAATATCTGGAAGTAAAGTATGTTTCCATCGGAATATAA
- a CDS encoding MFS transporter, with product MWKNRNVWIILIGEFIAGLGLWTGIIGNLEFMQALVPSDFAKSLILFAGLLAGVMVGPFAGKMIDASSKKRVMLISGFGRMVSVVFMFMAIEFQSIIFMIIFMIAIQISAAFYFPALQSSIPMIVKDKDLLEMNGVHMNVSTVSRIAGTALAGAMLVVMSLSSLYMASMVAYGILFAITFLLNFEDSSTKQEVGKGKKTGSFKEVLPVLRETPIALTVLILTFIPFLFIGGFNLMVINISEIQDDQTIKSLIYTIEGICFMIGAFAVKRISNDRNMIPLMFGFVTLIAISHLSLYFADIKWVTLFSFGLFGLAVGCFFPIAATIFQTKIPKEYHGRFFSFRNMLDRVLFQVVLLGTGLFLDTIGLQMMAIVFGLLSLTLILFYGLKLFRQPVAIAEQKTP from the coding sequence ATGTGGAAAAATCGTAATGTATGGATTATTTTAATTGGTGAGTTTATAGCTGGCTTAGGGCTATGGACAGGTATTATAGGAAACTTGGAGTTTATGCAGGCTTTGGTGCCTTCTGACTTTGCCAAGTCACTCATCCTGTTTGCTGGACTTCTCGCTGGAGTGATGGTAGGTCCATTTGCCGGTAAGATGATAGATGCTTCAAGTAAAAAAAGAGTTATGTTGATATCAGGTTTTGGACGTATGGTCAGCGTTGTATTCATGTTCATGGCTATTGAATTTCAATCCATAATTTTCATGATAATATTCATGATTGCCATTCAGATTTCAGCGGCCTTCTATTTCCCTGCATTACAGTCTTCCATCCCGATGATTGTAAAAGATAAGGATTTATTGGAAATGAATGGAGTCCATATGAACGTCTCCACGGTTTCCCGAATCGCTGGTACAGCTCTAGCAGGGGCAATGCTTGTAGTTATGAGCTTATCCTCTTTGTATATGGCATCCATGGTTGCATATGGAATCCTTTTTGCCATCACTTTTTTATTGAACTTTGAGGACTCTTCCACTAAGCAGGAGGTTGGAAAGGGGAAGAAAACAGGAAGTTTCAAAGAAGTGTTGCCTGTATTAAGAGAAACACCGATTGCTTTGACTGTTTTGATACTCACGTTTATTCCTTTTTTATTTATTGGGGGCTTCAACTTGATGGTCATCAATATCAGTGAAATTCAGGATGATCAAACGATTAAAAGTCTTATCTATACCATTGAAGGAATATGCTTTATGATCGGTGCCTTTGCCGTGAAACGTATATCCAATGATAGGAATATGATTCCGTTAATGTTCGGGTTTGTAACACTAATCGCCATATCACATTTAAGCCTTTATTTTGCAGATATCAAGTGGGTGACCTTATTCTCCTTTGGACTTTTTGGCTTGGCAGTTGGCTGCTTTTTTCCGATTGCAGCGACCATTTTCCAAACGAAAATTCCAAAAGAATATCACGGCAGATTCTTCTCATTCCGTAATATGTTAGACCGTGTACTCTTTCAAGTTGTCCTCCTTGGAACGGGTTTGTTTCTGGACACCATTGGCCTTCAGATGATGGCGATTGTTTTTGGACTTTTATCTTTAACCTTGATACTTTTCTATGGTTTAAAATTATTCCGCCAGCCGGTTGCTATAGCCGAACAAAAAACACCGTAA
- a CDS encoding YusW family protein has protein sequence MEWFNKKPIMAVLSLILTAGITTGCGTGNDDLSAPPENAPAQNEGTGTEEKNQETTTEEGQAGTGHSFTKFDLEVEYDNNVKYEAEYEAEGNGEAEIEDDLNEVSLKGDDAYTELSPLLEQLNFDSNADDQEVMSQVMEVFGLQGDYKEFELEVTFEDGTKKKYEDKR, from the coding sequence ATGGAATGGTTTAATAAAAAGCCTATAATGGCTGTATTGAGCTTGATATTGACTGCGGGAATTACTACAGGGTGCGGAACAGGCAACGATGATTTATCTGCACCACCGGAAAATGCACCTGCACAAAATGAGGGAACAGGCACAGAAGAAAAGAATCAAGAAACAACGACGGAAGAAGGACAGGCAGGAACTGGTCATAGTTTTACCAAGTTTGATCTTGAAGTGGAATATGATAACAATGTGAAGTATGAAGCAGAATACGAAGCAGAAGGAAATGGAGAGGCAGAAATTGAAGATGATTTGAACGAAGTCTCCCTTAAAGGTGACGATGCCTACACAGAACTTTCTCCTCTTTTGGAACAGCTGAACTTTGACAGCAACGCAGACGATCAGGAAGTTATGTCACAGGTAATGGAAGTATTTGGGCTGCAGGGCGATTATAAGGAGTTTGAATTGGAAGTCACTTTCGAAGATGGTACCAAAAAGAAATATGAAGATAAACGATAA
- a CDS encoding phosphatase PAP2 family protein, with amino-acid sequence MYFKIRPEAFFKTSIILFLLFLLVAGLTLVEAAVSFDTMLGENMYRFADMDRFFIFLSYIGSRLFFYPALIVLSVVLLFKKKWSLVLFIWCNLVGVRLLNTFLKSIFTRERPTLDHIVEAGYYSFPSGHSMNSMAFFGAIAILVLIVVRSDWIRITVVMSCILLILLIGCSRVYLGVHFPLDVLGGFLMGASWLFFISAILLKLEQQNRKLFSFHNNG; translated from the coding sequence ATGTATTTTAAAATAAGACCTGAAGCATTTTTTAAAACAAGCATCATACTTTTTCTTCTTTTTCTTTTGGTGGCAGGATTAACCTTGGTTGAGGCAGCTGTCTCTTTCGACACTATGCTTGGAGAAAATATGTATAGGTTTGCAGATATGGATAGGTTCTTTATTTTCTTATCATATATCGGATCTAGGCTGTTTTTCTATCCAGCTCTTATTGTCCTATCAGTTGTCTTACTTTTTAAGAAGAAGTGGTCTTTGGTGCTATTCATATGGTGCAACTTAGTTGGTGTCCGCCTCTTAAATACTTTTTTGAAAAGCATATTTACGAGGGAAAGGCCAACATTGGACCATATTGTCGAAGCGGGATATTACAGCTTTCCGAGTGGGCATTCCATGAATTCAATGGCATTCTTCGGTGCAATCGCCATCCTGGTTCTGATAGTGGTCCGTTCCGACTGGATCAGAATAACTGTCGTCATGTCATGTATATTATTAATTTTATTGATAGGATGTAGCAGGGTATATCTAGGTGTTCATTTTCCTCTTGATGTTCTTGGTGGATTCTTGATGGGGGCATCTTGGCTGTTTTTTATTTCAGCTATTTTGCTTAAATTGGAACAGCAGAATAGAAAATTGTTTTCTTTCCATAATAATGGGTAA